Genomic DNA from Streptomyces venezuelae:
TTCGTTCCTGCCTGAGGCGCGGATCCTAGGCGGTGGCTTCGGTGCCGGTCTCGGTCTTGGTCTCGGTCTCGGAGGGTTCCGGGTCCGGGAGCAGGCCGAGTCGTGCGTCGCGTGCGAACTCCGCCTCCCGGCGGAACAGCCGGAACCACATGAAGACGACGAAGCCCGCGAAGACGAACCACTCGCCGGTGTAGCCGAGGTTCTGGAACGCCTTCAGGTCCAGGCCCGTGTTGTTCGGCGCGGTCGCCGGGACCGCCTTCATGCCCGCGTCGGCCTTGTCGAGAGTGATCCACGCGTCGTACAGGTCGTCGCGTACGAGGTTGACCAGCGACGCGGAGCTGATCGCGCCCAGCTGGCCCTCGGGCAGGCCGCCGGCCGCGCTGACGCCGTTGGAACCCGGGCTCTCCGAGGCCTGGAGTGCGCCCTTGACGGTGACCTCGCCCTTGGGGGCGGCCGGGGCCTTCGCCGCGTTCGCGTCGCCGGGGAGCCAGCCGCGGACCACGGGCAGTGACTTTCCGTCGTCCGTACGGAGCAGGGTCAGCACGTAGAACCCGCGCTTCTCGTCCAACTCACGATCCGGTACGAGGAGTTGCCTGCCGTAGCGGCCCGTTGCCGTGGCCTGCTCGCCGGAGGTTTCCTTGTCGACGGGGAGGAGGGAGCGGAGGGGGCGGGCCGCGGCGTCACCATGCGCTTCCGCGGACTGTTCCTTCGCCTGCTCCTTGGCGGACTCGTGATCCTGTACGCGGTCCTCGAAGCGGCCGAGCTGCCAGGAACCCATGAAGATGCAGAAGGGGATGGCCAGCACGACGAAGACGTTGATTCCCCACCAGCGGGGCGTCAGCAGAAACCGGTACACACCCCCACGGTACGGGGCCCCCACGGGGCGCCTGCCCCTGGGGTCCGCCACTCTCCCCGCCCACACGACCGGCCTCCCCCAGACCCACCCCGCCGCTCCGCGGCGGAGCGGTGGGGTGCCGGGTGGTGTCGGGGCTAAGGGAGGTGGCGGGAGGCGAAGTCGAGTTCCAGGGCGACCTGCTTGATGCGCTCGTCCACGACCAGTGACCCGTGCCCCGCGTCATACCGGTACACCTCGTGCGTCGCGCCCCGAGAG
This window encodes:
- a CDS encoding SURF1 family protein; this translates as MYRFLLTPRWWGINVFVVLAIPFCIFMGSWQLGRFEDRVQDHESAKEQAKEQSAEAHGDAAARPLRSLLPVDKETSGEQATATGRYGRQLLVPDRELDEKRGFYVLTLLRTDDGKSLPVVRGWLPGDANAAKAPAAPKGEVTVKGALQASESPGSNGVSAAGGLPEGQLGAISSASLVNLVRDDLYDAWITLDKADAGMKAVPATAPNNTGLDLKAFQNLGYTGEWFVFAGFVVFMWFRLFRREAEFARDARLGLLPDPEPSETETKTETGTEATA